From one Coxiella-like endosymbiont genomic stretch:
- a CDS encoding MFS transporter, translating into MAINAKHSKLYLWLIPFIIGIVASSFYAYDFLVRVMPMAMAHDLLRSFKIQASKLSILFSGFFYGYAVMQIPVGMMCDKFGARSLLSFGLLICAVATAVFGFTTYFPIAVVARIIMGLTASVAYLGALWVGAYWLSSQRFTLYASLVQVLGCAGAIIGSSPVAHLTATYGWQNTSYLIASLGFLLTILNWFVIRDKSKELELIQDAKFIPKENKFYLRDVFKRSQSWWIALFGFAIWGPVALFATSWGALFLTRSHHFSNVRATGLLSLIWIGIAIGGPIFGWWTNFIKRRRLPIITAAFLGFISACLILYVPTLPELALSICFLLFGAASSSQAIAFGLVIDNNRSQAVGTASGLTNMGIIFAGVVLQPFVGLLLDKLWDGQMINAAPVYSIQAYQIALTMIPILFLLAFIIGGFVIKETYCTKQY; encoded by the coding sequence ATGGCAATAAACGCAAAGCATTCCAAACTCTATCTTTGGTTGATTCCCTTTATCATCGGAATTGTAGCTTCTTCCTTTTACGCTTATGACTTCTTAGTTCGCGTAATGCCAATGGCGATGGCGCACGATTTACTAAGATCATTTAAAATTCAAGCGAGTAAACTGAGTATTTTATTCAGTGGTTTTTTTTATGGTTATGCTGTGATGCAAATTCCTGTGGGCATGATGTGCGACAAATTCGGCGCCCGAAGCTTACTTTCTTTTGGTCTTCTTATCTGTGCCGTGGCAACCGCCGTCTTTGGATTCACAACGTATTTTCCTATTGCAGTCGTTGCAAGAATCATTATGGGTCTCACTGCTTCTGTAGCTTATCTAGGCGCACTGTGGGTAGGCGCTTATTGGTTAAGTTCTCAACGTTTTACTCTCTACGCAAGTCTCGTTCAAGTTTTGGGGTGTGCGGGAGCTATTATTGGGTCGTCTCCTGTCGCTCATTTAACTGCAACTTATGGATGGCAAAACACTTCTTATTTGATCGCTTCACTGGGTTTCCTCCTGACAATTCTAAATTGGTTTGTTATCCGCGATAAATCTAAAGAGCTTGAATTGATTCAAGATGCGAAATTTATCCCTAAAGAAAATAAATTCTATCTACGCGATGTCTTCAAGCGCTCTCAATCCTGGTGGATTGCTTTATTCGGTTTTGCTATCTGGGGTCCGGTAGCGCTGTTTGCTACGTCATGGGGTGCTTTATTTCTCACCAGATCGCATCATTTTTCTAATGTCCGTGCTACCGGCCTGCTCTCTCTGATTTGGATTGGCATTGCTATCGGCGGTCCTATTTTTGGTTGGTGGACCAATTTTATCAAGCGCCGCCGTCTGCCGATCATTACGGCCGCATTTCTCGGTTTTATTAGCGCTTGTTTAATTTTATACGTCCCCACATTGCCCGAACTAGCACTGAGTATTTGTTTTTTGTTATTTGGTGCGGCTTCTTCCAGCCAGGCGATCGCATTCGGGTTAGTAATTGATAATAATCGATCACAAGCTGTAGGAACAGCTTCAGGTTTAACCAATATGGGAATCATTTTTGCTGGCGTGGTGTTACAGCCCTTTGTAGGATTATTATTGGATAAATTGTGGGATGGGCAGATGATAAATGCGGCGCCTGTCTATAGTATCCAGGCTTATCAAATTGCTCTAACAATGATTCCCATTTTATTTTTGTTAGCTTTTATAATTGGTGGTTTTGTAATTAAAGAAACGTATTGTACAAAACAATATTAG
- the gltX gene encoding glutamate--tRNA ligase — translation MIKSRFCPSPTGLMHLGNARTALFNFLFAENRKGVFLLRIEDTDVERSKKLFEQSLQEDLLWMGLEWQEGPAKDKGKGPYHQSKRQAIYDDYYQRLEEAGYVYSCFCSEEQLKLSRKIQKSAGKPPRYAGICRSLSSEEIEKKLTEGLQPTLRFRVPDDKVVTFTDLVRGEQHFQTSDIRDFIIRRANGTSPFMFCNAIDDALMEVTHVLRGEDHLTNTPRQLLILQALGLAIPTYGHIALITGPDGSPLSKRHGSRGIKELREMGYLAEAITNYLARLCHYYQSDELLSLIDLAKGFNIKSLSKSPAKFNAQQLDYWQKKAIEDLAGDRFSQWIGEELKSKIPHDKLNLFLATVKPNVMFPRDIHYWVDVCFEDNFSLSFTSKELRQQIEGNYFEVALEGFKKFDNDLKSIMNYIKERLTLEGKALYRPLRMALTGVEHGPELANLILLMDKKIIYKRLQEADSENF, via the coding sequence ATGATTAAAAGCCGTTTTTGCCCTAGCCCTACCGGCCTTATGCACCTTGGGAATGCTCGTACGGCGCTCTTCAATTTTTTATTTGCAGAAAATAGAAAAGGAGTGTTTTTGCTCCGGATTGAAGATACCGATGTTGAGCGCTCAAAGAAGCTTTTTGAACAAAGTCTTCAAGAAGACTTGTTGTGGATGGGGTTGGAATGGCAAGAAGGCCCGGCCAAAGATAAAGGGAAGGGTCCGTACCATCAGTCTAAACGGCAAGCTATTTATGACGATTATTATCAACGTCTAGAAGAAGCAGGGTATGTTTATTCCTGTTTTTGTAGTGAAGAACAATTGAAGCTCTCCCGTAAAATCCAAAAATCGGCCGGAAAACCACCTCGTTATGCTGGAATATGCCGTTCTCTGTCTTCAGAAGAAATAGAAAAGAAATTGACTGAAGGATTGCAGCCTACCTTGCGCTTCCGGGTACCCGATGATAAAGTTGTTACTTTTACTGACCTCGTACGAGGCGAACAGCACTTTCAAACTAGCGACATCAGAGATTTCATTATTCGCCGAGCCAATGGCACCTCGCCTTTCATGTTTTGCAACGCCATTGATGATGCCTTAATGGAAGTCACTCATGTCTTGCGCGGCGAAGATCATTTAACAAATACACCCAGACAACTGTTAATTTTGCAGGCTTTAGGATTGGCTATTCCCACTTACGGCCATATTGCTTTAATAACAGGGCCTGACGGCAGCCCTTTATCTAAACGCCACGGCAGTCGCGGTATTAAAGAATTGCGTGAAATGGGTTATCTAGCAGAAGCAATAACAAATTATTTAGCACGTTTGTGCCATTATTATCAAAGCGATGAACTCTTATCTTTAATCGATTTAGCTAAAGGATTTAATATTAAATCGCTTAGTAAATCGCCTGCTAAGTTTAATGCTCAACAATTAGATTATTGGCAAAAAAAAGCCATAGAAGATTTGGCAGGGGATCGCTTTTCGCAATGGATAGGCGAAGAATTAAAATCAAAAATTCCCCATGATAAACTCAATTTATTCTTAGCAACGGTAAAGCCTAATGTAATGTTTCCTCGGGATATCCATTATTGGGTGGACGTTTGTTTTGAAGATAATTTCTCCCTATCATTTACTTCGAAAGAATTACGACAGCAAATAGAAGGTAATTATTTCGAGGTAGCTTTAGAAGGATTTAAAAAATTTGATAATGATTTGAAATCTATTATGAATTATATAAAAGAACGTTTAACTCTCGAAGGAAAAGCGTTATACCGTCCTTTGCGTATGGCTTTAACAGGGGTAGAACACGGTCCTGAGCTTGCTAATTTAATTTTATTGATGGATAAAAAAATTATATATAAGCGATTACAGGAGGCTGATAGTGAAAATTTTTAA
- a CDS encoding UDP-2,3-diacylglucosamine diphosphatase, protein MKSHTLFISDLHLKEAASDIAALFLQFIEKQAPKADALYILGDFFEAWIGDDDETDFNQKIILTLRSLVKNGTPIYFMRGNRDFLIGEKFAKNAGVILLEDPAVISLYGKSVLLMHGDSLCTLDHKHQAYRRKITNRWIQKLMLSLPLTFRRKLAEKLRKKSRNRNRYLSNEITDVTLEEVLRVMHQKNVELLIHGHTHRPAIHDFLINKKPAKRVVLRAWHENGSALRYFSDGVLENYLLLN, encoded by the coding sequence ATGAAATCACACACTTTATTTATTTCTGATCTTCATTTAAAAGAAGCAGCTTCCGACATCGCGGCACTTTTTCTTCAATTCATCGAAAAACAAGCACCAAAGGCTGATGCACTTTACATTCTCGGTGATTTCTTTGAAGCTTGGATAGGAGATGATGACGAAACCGATTTTAACCAGAAAATTATTTTGACACTTCGTTCTCTTGTTAAAAATGGAACGCCAATTTATTTTATGCGGGGAAATCGCGATTTTTTGATAGGAGAAAAATTCGCGAAAAATGCAGGAGTGATTCTCCTAGAGGACCCTGCGGTTATTTCCTTATACGGTAAATCCGTTTTACTAATGCACGGTGATAGTCTTTGCACTTTAGATCACAAACACCAAGCTTACCGACGAAAAATCACTAATCGATGGATACAAAAATTAATGCTATCACTTCCTCTAACATTTCGTCGTAAACTAGCCGAAAAATTACGTAAAAAAAGTCGCAATCGTAATCGCTATTTATCTAATGAAATTACCGACGTGACATTAGAGGAAGTCCTGCGTGTTATGCATCAAAAGAACGTGGAATTACTAATTCACGGACACACTCATCGCCCAGCTATCCACGATTTTTTAATAAATAAAAAGCCCGCTAAACGCGTTGTACTAAGGGCCTGGCATGAGAATGGAAGCGCTCTTCGTTATTTTTCCGATGGTGTATTGGAGAACTATCTTCTTTTAAATTAA
- the recO gene encoding DNA repair protein RecO — protein sequence MIHRVFLEPAFIMHRRPYSNTSLILELLTLNYGRISALARSARGLKSRYKGRLELFFPMLISWSGRGDLKFLGDAELNGMPYLLEGESLLCGFYLNELVLRLLHPDDPDYYLFPHYQNALDQLSKGYIEPSLRSFEKRLLEELGYGLPLGCDVKRNTPFEKNQFYQYIPERGFLLCEKSGELNVFSGKSLLALREEVFSNVELLKEIKRLMRLALGRLLGKTPLKTRELLR from the coding sequence ATGATACATCGCGTTTTTTTGGAGCCTGCTTTTATCATGCATCGACGGCCATACAGCAATACAAGTTTAATCCTTGAATTGTTGACACTAAATTACGGCCGAATTTCTGCTCTCGCGCGAAGTGCCCGCGGGTTAAAATCACGCTATAAAGGTAGATTAGAATTATTTTTCCCCATGCTTATTTCGTGGTCGGGACGAGGAGATTTAAAATTTTTAGGTGATGCGGAATTGAATGGAATGCCTTATCTTTTAGAAGGTGAATCTTTATTGTGCGGTTTTTATTTAAATGAATTGGTGTTGCGTTTATTACACCCGGACGATCCGGATTATTATTTATTTCCCCATTATCAAAACGCATTGGATCAATTATCGAAGGGTTACATAGAACCTTCTTTACGAAGTTTTGAGAAACGGTTGTTAGAGGAACTGGGGTATGGTCTGCCTTTAGGATGCGATGTCAAAAGAAATACGCCATTCGAAAAGAATCAATTTTATCAATATATCCCTGAGCGAGGATTTTTACTCTGCGAAAAGAGTGGAGAATTAAATGTGTTTTCAGGAAAAAGTTTACTTGCCTTACGAGAAGAAGTATTCTCCAATGTAGAACTGCTTAAAGAAATAAAGCGCCTGATGCGATTAGCTCTAGGAAGATTACTTGGAAAAACTCCCCTTAAGACTCGGGAATTATTACGATAA
- the era gene encoding GTPase Era, which produces MNKNVTYCGYATIIGRPNVGKSSLLNQILGYKLSITSRKPQTTRYRILGIKTFKNIQVIYVDTPGLHSDTFQMINRYMNRIARETLQDVNLILFVIEPHWDERDTWVLKQFQNIERPVFLIINKIDQIRTYSELLPLIEKVSSLYSFKEIIPLSAKTGDQIGVLEQKINDQIPESPFCFPPKKVTDRSDQFLAAEIIREKLMRSLGQEIPYSLAVTLVMFQREEKILRISAVIWIERKGQKGIVIGKDGERLKKVGTTVRIDMERLLNQKVFLQLWVKVKSGWSDSERLLKELGFEE; this is translated from the coding sequence ATGAATAAGAATGTTACTTATTGCGGTTATGCTACTATTATTGGTCGGCCTAACGTGGGTAAATCCTCATTACTCAACCAAATTTTAGGCTATAAACTAAGTATTACCTCGCGAAAGCCTCAAACCACTCGATATCGAATCCTGGGTATTAAAACCTTTAAAAATATTCAAGTTATTTATGTTGATACGCCAGGTTTGCATTCAGATACTTTTCAAATGATAAACCGTTATATGAATCGTATTGCCCGAGAAACGTTGCAGGACGTTAATCTCATTCTTTTTGTTATCGAGCCTCATTGGGATGAACGCGATACTTGGGTTTTAAAACAGTTTCAAAATATTGAGAGGCCGGTTTTTCTGATTATTAATAAAATAGATCAAATTAGGACCTATTCAGAATTATTACCTTTAATTGAAAAAGTTTCTTCCTTATATTCGTTTAAAGAAATTATTCCTCTTTCTGCAAAAACTGGCGATCAAATAGGAGTTTTGGAGCAAAAAATTAATGATCAAATACCGGAATCACCTTTTTGTTTTCCACCCAAAAAAGTTACCGATCGTAGTGATCAGTTCCTGGCAGCTGAAATAATTCGTGAAAAACTCATGCGGTCATTGGGTCAAGAAATTCCTTATTCGTTGGCGGTTACGCTGGTAATGTTCCAACGGGAAGAAAAAATTCTTCGTATTTCGGCTGTTATTTGGATAGAACGAAAAGGACAGAAGGGAATTGTGATAGGGAAAGACGGAGAGCGACTTAAAAAAGTTGGAACAACTGTGCGTATTGATATGGAAAGATTATTGAACCAAAAAGTTTTTCTACAATTATGGGTTAAAGTCAAAAGTGGTTGGTCGGATAGCGAGCGTCTATTAAAAGAGCTGGGGTTTGAGGAATGA
- the rnc gene encoding ribonuclease III, with amino-acid sequence MSKLDELMQHLGHQFNNIGLLRTALNHRSMGAHNNERLEFLGDSVLGFIIASELYQSHPQAREGELSRMRASVVNGEVLAQLSIYLGISDNLRLGAGEHKSGGTRPSILADALEAVVGAIYLDAGLEKCRRCLLHWYGKQVDDLSKLTPQKDPKSRLQEWLQARKLSLPIYEVRVSGEAHAQTFTAICHVQGLPYKTKGISTTRRRAEQITALRFLELVDE; translated from the coding sequence ATGAGTAAGCTTGATGAGTTGATGCAACATTTAGGACATCAATTTAATAATATTGGACTGTTACGAACGGCATTAAATCACCGTAGTATGGGGGCTCACAATAACGAACGCTTAGAATTTTTAGGAGATTCTGTTTTGGGGTTTATTATTGCATCGGAATTGTATCAGAGTCATCCCCAAGCGCGGGAAGGAGAATTAAGTCGAATGCGTGCTTCTGTTGTTAACGGCGAAGTGTTAGCACAATTATCAATCTATTTAGGGATAAGTGACAATTTACGCTTGGGGGCGGGTGAACATAAAAGTGGAGGGACCCGACCATCAATTTTGGCAGATGCTTTGGAGGCAGTAGTTGGTGCTATTTATCTTGATGCTGGATTAGAAAAATGTCGTCGTTGTTTGTTACATTGGTATGGCAAGCAGGTAGATGACTTGTCCAAATTAACTCCCCAAAAAGATCCTAAATCCCGTCTGCAAGAATGGTTACAAGCTCGTAAACTATCTCTTCCCATTTATGAAGTGCGGGTTAGTGGAGAAGCACACGCTCAAACTTTTACAGCCATTTGTCATGTGCAGGGCCTGCCTTATAAAACAAAAGGTATCAGTACCACACGCCGACGAGCAGAACAAATTACTGCTTTACGTTTTCTGGAATTGGTAGATGAATAA
- a CDS encoding acyl-CoA thioesterase, producing the protein MKEFHAIFLHYFEQYRNDYARSVDIDFYKFHLKGYDLAVSGLEARYYSHLKAEDEFYVTSEIGTYNEQRLQIVQEIRNLEDKKLVASASISITCVDQKNTKSLYD; encoded by the coding sequence GTGAAGGAATTCCACGCCATTTTTCTCCATTATTTTGAGCAATATCGTAATGATTATGCGCGTTCAGTAGATATTGATTTTTATAAATTTCATTTAAAAGGCTATGATTTAGCAGTGTCTGGGTTAGAAGCTCGTTATTATTCACACTTAAAAGCAGAAGATGAATTTTATGTCACTTCTGAAATAGGGACTTACAATGAACAAAGATTACAAATCGTACAAGAAATAAGAAATTTAGAAGATAAAAAATTAGTAGCAAGCGCATCTATTTCTATCACTTGTGTAGATCAAAAAAACACGAAAAGCTTGTATGACTGA
- a CDS encoding heavy-metal-associated domain-containing protein, which translates to MHYASCVASIQTALKDILGVRSVSVNFATKQAKIEGGCRVDPKKLIEAVKQQGYETHFIVDDGG; encoded by the coding sequence ATGCATTATGCTAGTTGCGTAGCTAGTATCCAGACTGCATTAAAAGACATCCTTGGTGTAAGATCCGTTTCGGTAAATTTCGCTACGAAACAAGCGAAAATTGAAGGGGGATGTCGTGTCGATCCAAAAAAATTAATTGAGGCAGTCAAGCAACAAGGATACGAGACGCATTTTATCGTTGATGATGGAGGTTAG